A region of Longimicrobium sp. DNA encodes the following proteins:
- a CDS encoding MarR family transcriptional regulator: MNETTSAVQREIRQTRPFHSRAQEATIAILRTADVLRRRLGAVIEPHGITLQQFNVLRILRGAQGKPMPTLEIGGRLIEQTPGITRLLDRLEEKELVRRARCTEDRRQVHCFITPAGLELLDHLEAPMAEGDDLPGRVLGDEELARLIDYLDRIRDAE, encoded by the coding sequence ATGAACGAGACCACCAGCGCGGTCCAGCGCGAGATCCGGCAGACGCGGCCCTTCCACTCGCGGGCGCAGGAGGCGACTATCGCGATCCTGCGGACGGCCGACGTGCTGCGGCGGCGCCTGGGGGCGGTGATCGAGCCGCACGGCATCACGCTGCAGCAGTTCAACGTGCTGCGCATCCTGCGCGGGGCGCAGGGGAAGCCGATGCCCACGCTGGAGATCGGCGGGCGGCTCATCGAGCAGACGCCGGGGATCACGCGCCTGCTGGACCGGCTGGAGGAGAAGGAGCTGGTGCGCCGCGCCCGCTGCACCGAGGACCGGCGCCAGGTGCACTGCTTCATCACCCCCGCCGGCCTGGAGCTGCTCGACCACCTGGAGGCGCCGATGGCCGAGGGCGACGACCTGCCCGGCCGGGTGCTCGGTGACGAGGAGCTGGCGAGGCTGATCGACTACCTCGACCGGATCCGGGACGCGGAGTAG